TTCTCCTGCGGAGCAGTCCAGAGTTGGACGCCCTCTAGCGACGCCTCTTCGAGCGAGAGCGTGCCGACGTCGTCTTCATCGGTGATGATCTGTGAGTCGGTGTCAAGTTCGTTCTCTTCGGTGATGAGATCATCATCATCGGGGAGCGTGACGCCGGTTCCCTCGACAACGAGCATGTCGTAGTCAGTCGCTTCGAGGATGTCAGAGCCAGTATCGTCTCCTTCAGCGGTGAATGAACCACCCTGCTCGTAGCTGTTGATTTTGTCGTCACCAGCAACACTCAGGACCTCTGACGCAGACGTGGTTCCAGCCTTGTAGCTGTTGAACAGAACAGAGACTTCACCGTCGTCGTCGTCGTCTTCCACTTCGGCGGTGATGTAGTAGTTGTCGTCCTCGTAGTCACCGATCTGAATAGTGGCTTCGTCGGTGTTGGCGAGCTCGACGGTGATGTTCGCCACGTCACCGCGGTTCTCTGTGACGACGCCTTCCTGGAAGGAGGCACTTGCGTCACCAGTGTCGACGACCTCAATCGTGTCCGACGCGTTCGCGTCAGTGTCGGTCACTTCGACGTCGAAGGTGTAGTTACCCTCGGTGATGTCCTCGAAGTCCAGCACGTAGTCACCTTCTGCTTGCTTGATCTGGACCTTCTCGGTGTCGTCGAAGAAGTTGTCACCGTTGGCGTCAACGATGTCTTCAGGGTTGTCGGACGAGACGATTTCCGCGTTTTCCGGGAGCTCGGCATTACGCTCATCGTCATTCAGGATGTCGAGAAGCTCCTCACGGTCGAGGCCCTCAGCCGAGATGTTGACCGCGTAGCCGTTCCGGACGTCGGACGCAATCTCGTAGTCAACGGTGGCCGAGTCACCCGAGGTTCCGACATCGGGGTCGTCGAACTCGGCGGTCAGGTCTTGCGGAATGACCTCGAACGTTTCAGATGCGACGAGACCCTCATCGGAGTCAAGGACTCTCTCGTCTCCGTTGGTTAGGTCGACAACAGCACCAGACTGCGCATTCACGATGACGAAGTCACCTTCAGTGAGGCGGCCATCAAGCGTGAACTCGAGGGTGCCGTCGATATCACCATCGTTGGGGTCAATCGTCCGTCGGAGCGACCCGACCTGGTCGGTGTCGCCGCTGTCGTCAACGGTACGGACTTGGTAGTTATTTCCATCATTCGACACGTCGAACTGCACGTCCTGGCCGCTGTAGAACGTCCCAGCGTCCAGGTTTGAAACAGCCGCAGCACTGCCCGCGAAGCCGGTCGTCATGGCGAACACCGAGAACACCATGAGCGCGGCCAGGAACAGGCTGCGAAGTTTTTCGTTTGTATCTGTCATAGTTTGTTGATTGCTATCGGGCGGCGCCAGCTGCTTTCCACGTGGCCAGAGCGCAGTCACCGCGACCACGCGTAGACCGAACCAGTGTAGTCGCATCTAGCACCATGGGTAGGGGTACACTGCAAACCTTAGGCGGGTGTTATAAATGTTTTGTGGTCAGGCATGCGGGATGACATACAGCCACAAGGCCGTAGAAGGCGTCTAGACTGAATCTACGGCTCGTTTAGGACCGTGACAGTTCTTTTCAGCCGTGTGTCATACCTTCGTCTGACGGCCGGCGTACGTGTTATAAATACAAGAAGAACAGCGTGGTCAGTTGGGGACGATTTCGACCTCGTGGCCGTCGGGGTCCTTGGTGAACGCGTACTGGTCGTCGCAGCTCTCCGGGTCGCGGTAGTCCTCGGCGTCGCGGGTCAGCAGGTCGTCCCACGTCTCATGGAGGTCGTCGGTACTGACCGCGACGTGGCCCCAGGCGTCGCCCAGCTCGTACGAGCGGCCGTCGTAGTTGTACGTCAGCTCGACGGACATCGCCTCGTCGGCGGCATCGCGAGGCCTGAGGAAGTACAGCGCGAACGAGGAGTGCTCGGAGCGGCGGAACATCTCGTAGTCGAGTTTCCGGGTGTACCAGCCGATGGCCTCGTCGGCGTCCTCGACGCGGAGCATCGTGTGGTCGAGCGACCACTTCGCGCCGTAGTCGCGCTCGACGATCTCGATTTCGTGGCCGTCGGGGTCCTTGACGAACGCATAGGAGCCGCCACAGGAGTCCGGGTCGCGGTAGTCCTCGGCGCCGGCGTCCATGAGTTCCTCGTAGGCGTCGTAGACGTCCTCACAGCGGACGGCGATGTGTCCCCACGCGTCCCCGTGCGTGTACGAGCGCCCATCGTGGTTGTACGTCAGTTCGAGCAGCGCGCCCTCGTCGTGGACGTCCTCGGGTCCGAGGAAGACGTTGGTGAACGTGTCGGCCTCCCAGCGGCTCTTCTCCTCGTAGTCGAGATACGTCTGGTACCAGTCCAGCGACGCCTCCAGGTCTTCGACGCGCATCATCGTGTGGTCGAGCGGCAGCATAGATGGCCCGTGGGACGGGCGCGCGAAAAGGCTACCGTCCTAAGATTCAGTGAGGGCGTAAGCGAAACGACAATCATCGATGCTGATACCCAGAAAGCCCCGGCTGTCATCGGACGCGAAGCGCCGATAACGCCCCTTTCAGTCCCACCCATTTCGGCTGTTCATCCACTTCCGGGAAGGACTGAAAGGGGCCGGGCTTTCTGGCTGTTCGAGAACACGTGGAAAGCGACTCGAGAAGCACTCAGTCCCACATTGGGTGTGGCAATAGATCCAGCGAATCACTCCGCATCGGAGCCAACGTCAATAATCCCAGTCTCGCGCACCGACGGCCAGTAGTACCACCAGACCACAGCAAGCATGACGATTGTGCCCAGGGGAAATCCAATGTAGCCGATTCGGCGGTTGAACCCGAGGAAGACGGTAATCTGTGAGAGACCAGCGGCTGCGAGCGCGAAGGCCGTGATTCGGACGTCCTCACGCCAGACGACGCCTGCGACGGCACTCGCGAGCGCAACGAGATACAGCAAGACCCCGGTCCCCCAGGCCTCGATGAACCGGGGGAGGCCCTCGGTGAACCGGAAGAAGAAGTCGTACACCGAGACCACCGTCGGCGGGTTGGTGTTGAACAGGCCGAAGGAGAACACGAGTGTGAGTTCGTCCCCGATGAGCAGGACCGTCCAGGGAACGAGGCCGGCGGCGACGACGGCGACCAGTCGGCGGCGTGGACCGTACTCCATAGGAGTTGGTAGGAATTGATAGCAAAGAGTCGCACGCATCCGCACGCGGGTGCCGCTCGTGCATGCGGAGAAGTACTATGCTACGGATTACCGCCGGGCGACGATGCGCAGGACGTCCTCGTCAGCCAGTTCGTGGCCCCGCCCGACCTGTTGTTCGTCGTGTTTGGCACTTGGCCCGGTGACGCGGGCGAAGCGGAAGCGCTCGTCGAAGCTCCCGCCCAGTTTCTCACAGGCGTCGTCGACGGTGTCGCCCTCGCGGAGGATGAGGGGCTCCTCGTAGTCGACGCCGCGACCCGGTTTGTCCATGTAGATACGGATGAGGCCGAGCTCGTCCCAGATGCGCTCGGTCAGGCCGTCGAGCCCTTTCTCCTTCTCGGCGCTGATGAAGATGGCCTCTTCAGGGTCGATATCCCGTTCTCGGAGTTCCCCCTTCACCGTCGGCAGGTAGTTCTCCTCGATGAGGTCGGCCTTGTTGACGACGACGACGGAGGGGAGGTAGACGCGGTTGTCCATGACGCCGTCGATGAGCCGGTCCAAGTCCATCTGCTCGCCGATGGTGACGTCGGCGTTGACGTAGCCGTGCTCGCGCAGGACCGCCTTGACGGTCTCCTCGTCCAGGTCGAGGTCGACGGAGCTGTTGATGCTCAGGCCGTCCTTGGCCTTCTTGCGGACGGAGACGCGCGGGGGCTCGATGTCGAGGCGGATCTTGTTCTTGTACAGTTCCTCGCTCAGCCGGTCGTACTGGTCGATGTCGAAGACGGAGACCATGAACACGATGAGGTCGGCGGTCCGGACGACCGAGAGGACCTCCTTGCCCCCACCCCGACCGCCGGCCGCACCTTCGATGAGCCCGGGGACGTCGAGAATCTGGATGTTCGCGCCTTTGTGCTTGAGCATTCCCGGGTAGACGTCCAGCGTCGTGAACTCGTAGGCGCCCGTCTCAGACTCCGCGTTGGTCAGGGCGTTCAGCAGCGTGGACTTGCCGACGCTGGGGAACCCGACGAGGGCGACGGTAGCGTCGCCATGTTTCTCGACGCCGTAGCCGCCGCCACCGCCCGATGAGGACTGCTGTTCGAGCTTCTCTTTCTTCTCTGCGAGCTTCGACTTCAGCCGGCCGATGTGGGCCTCCGTCGACTTGTTGTAGGGCGTACTGCTGATCTCCTCCTCGAGTTCCTGTATCTCGTCTTCGAGCCCCATTACGTGTATGTCGGCCACGCACGTTGGATAAGGCTTTCTTCCCTCACCGAGGGCCGTTCTGTCGGCGTGGTAATTCTTGCCAGTCGTCTGTAAGTCGACACGTCTTTAGGCTATCGTCCGTCAGTGACAATCATGGCAGATGTCGAGCGCTTTCGCGACAGCACACAGATTCTCCTGCCAGCCGGTGCGCTCGACGGCATCCGGGACGAACTCGAGCGGCGCTTCACCGTCATGGTGCGGGCCGAAGGCGGACAGGTGCGTATCATCGGGTCACCGGTGGAGATCAAGGCCGCCGGCGACTTCCTCGCGATGAACGGCATCACCTTCGCGTAACGGGCCCGCGCCGGTCGGTACGGCCGTGTGTCGACCTCACGCGGCCGTCGGTGAAACGCAATCCTTTAAACCGCCGAACGGAATTGCTGAGACATGGCTGGAACTATCGAAGTGCTCGTCCCCGGCGGCCAGGCCAACCCCGGCCCGCCGCTCGGTCCCGAACTGGGGCCGACACCCGTGGACGTGCAGGCAGTCGTCCAGGAGATCAACGACCAGACCGCAGCGTTCGACGGCACCGAAGTCCCCGTCACCGTCGAGTACGACGACGACGGGTCGTTCTCCATCGAGGTCGGTGTCCCGCCGACGGCCGAGCTCATCAAAGACGAAGCCGGCTTCGAGACCGGCAGCGGCGAACCCCAGGAGAACTTCGTCGCCGACCTCAGCGTCGACCAGGTCATCCAGATCGCAGAGCAGAAGCACCCCGACCTGCTGGCCTACGATCTGAAGAACGCCGCGAAGGAAGTCGTCGGGACCTGCGCCTCGCTGGGCGTCACCATCGAGGGCAACGACCCCCGAGAGTTCAAAGAGCGCATCGACGGCGGCGAGTACGACGACATCTTCGGCGAAGCGGCCGAAGCATAAGCAGGCTGCCCCGCCGACTGCGATTCTCGCTGTTTTCGCGACCCAGTAGAGACTGTCATCGTCTCCGAGAGCACCGGATTGACGTGTGTGAGTGGGGCGCATCCGCTGCGGGGTGGTTCGACGCTTTTAAGTGTCGCATCGGCCTCCACACGGACGAGACAGGCAACCGCCTGTTTCACTGACCCGTAGAAGCCGTTTGGCGCACTACGGAGGTGAACAATGGCAGACCAGGAAATAGAGAACGCAGTCTCTCGCGCACTCGAGGACGCACCTGAGCGGAACTTCCGCGAGACGGTCGACCTCGCAGTCAACCTGCGCGACTTAGATCTAAACGACCCGTCGAACCGTGTCGACGAGTCCGTCGTCCTACCTGCCGGCACCGGCCAGGAGACCACCATCGTGGTCTTCGCCGAGGGCGAGACCGCCCTCCGTGCCGAGGATGCCGCAGACGATGTACTCAGCCAGGACGAACTCGAGGAGCTCGGGGGCGACGACGACGCCGCCAAGGAGCTCGCAAACGAGACCGACTTCTTCATCGCCGAGACGAACATGATGCAGGACATCGGTCGCTACCTCGGGACCGTCCTCGGTCCGCGCGGCAAGATGCCGGAACCGCTCGACCCCGACGACGACGTCGTCGAGGTCGTCAACCGAATGAAAAACACCGTGCAGCTGCGCAGTGGTGAGCGTCGGACGTTCCACACCCGCGTGGGCGCCGAGGACATGTCCGCCGAGGACATCGCCGACAACATCGACGTCATCATCCGCCGGCTGCACGCAGACCTCGAGAAGGGGCCGCTCAACATCGACAGCGTCTTCGTGAAGACGACGATGGGCCCCGCCGTGGAGGTGGCCTGACATGAGCGCCGAGAGCGAACGTAAGACAGAGACCATCCCGCAGTGGAAACAGGAAGAGGTCGACGCGCTCGTCGAGACCATCGAGTCCTACGAGAGCGTCGGCGTCGTCAACATCGCGGGCATCCCGTCCCGGCAGCTCCAGGACATGCGCCGTGACCTGTACGGCACCGCGGAACTGCGCGTCTCCCGGAACACGCTGCTCCGACGCGCGCTCGACGAAGTCGACGAGGGCGTCGAGGAACTCACGCAGTTCGTCGAGGGCCAGGTCGGCCTCATCGGGACGAACAACAACCCGTTCTCGCTGTTCCAGGAACTCGAGGCCTCGAAGACGCCGGCCCCCATCGGCGCCGGCGAGATAGCCTCGAACGAGATCGTGATTCCCGAGGGCGACACCGGCGTCGACCCGGGTCCGTTCGTCGGCGAACTCCAGAGCGTCGGTGCTGACGCACGCATCCAGGAGGGGTCCATCCAGGTCCTCTCGGACTCGACCGTGCTCGACGCGGGCGAGGAGGTCTCACAGGACCTCGCGAACGTCCTCAGCGAGCTCGGCATCGAACCGAAGGAGGTCGGCCTCGACCTCCGCGGCGTCTTCGCGGACGGCGTGCTGTTCGAACCCGAGGAACTCGAACTGGACATCGACGAGTACGAGGCGGACATCCAGGCCGCGGCCAGTCGGGCGTTCAACCTCTCGGTCAACGCCGGGTACCCGACGGCCCAGACGGTCCCGACGATGCTCCAGACGGCCAGCGGCGAGGCCAAGAGCCTCGCGCTCCAGGCCGCCATCGAGGACCCCGAGGTCGTCCCCGACCTCATCAGCAAGGCCGACGCGCAGCTGCGCGCGCTCGCGGCCCAGATCGAGGACACGGAGGCGCTGCCCGACGAGCTCCAGGACGTGGAGGTCGCCGAGGCGACAACAGAGGAATCGGCTGACGAAGACGACGAGGACACCGCAGACGAGGACGCCAGCGACGACGCCGAGGCCGAGGCGGCCGAGGACGACGACGATGACGACGAGGACGCTGGCGACGCGCTCGGGGCGATGTTCTAACCACAACCACACTTCAGAACAATGGAATACGTATACGCTGCACTCATCCTGAACGAATCGGGCGAAGAAATCAACGAAGACAACCTCACCGACGTGCTCGACGCCGCGGGCGTCGACGTCGAGGAGTCCCGAGTCAAGGCGCTCGTCGCCGCGCTCGAGGACGTCGACATCAGCGAGGCCGTCGAACAGGCCGCCGCCGCACCCGTCGCCGCGAGCGGTGGGGCCGCGGAGGCCGACGACGAGGACGCTGACGAGGCCGACGACGAGGCCGAAGAAGAGGAAGCGGCCGACGACGAAGACGACGACGACGACGAGGAAGACGAGTCCAGCGGCGAGGGACTCGGCGAACTCTTCGGCTAAGCCGTCGACCTCAGACGACGACCTTTCTTTCGAGACATACTGGCCAGCGACGCGTCTAGAGCGCACTCGTGGGATGGCGGCCGTTGCCGCCGCGTCGACGTGGGCGTGCTGACCTTCAAGTACCGAAAGGGGGCCAGGACCGGGTATGCTCCCGGTCAGACTCACCGCCGACCCCGCCGCGACGGCCGTGCTGCTCGTAGCGGTAGCCGGGGGCATCTGTCTCGGCACCGTCAGCGGCCTCGTCCCCGGCCTGCACGCGAACACGTTCGCGCTCCTGCTTGCGGCGACAGCCGGCGCGGTGCCGGGGCCACGGCGCTACGTCGGGGCGGCGATGCTGGCTGCCGGGGTCGTCCACACGTTCCTCGATATCGTCCCGGCGCTTTCGCTGGGCGTCCCCGACCCGGCGATGGCCGCCGGCGCGCTACCTGGTCACCAGCTCGTCGTCGAGGGACGGGGCCGCGAGGCCCTTCGGCTCTCGGCAATAGGGAGCGCCGGCGCGGTCGTCCTGGCGGCACCGCTCGCGCTCCCAGTCACGGCGGCCATGGTCGAACTCTACCCACACATCGAGTCCCATCTCGCAGTGGTCCTTGCCAGTATCGCGGCGCTGCTCGTGGCGACCGAACGCGACGCGCGAGCGATGGTCGGCGCCTGCTGTTCGCTCGCGGCCAGCGGGGGGCTCGGGCTCCTGTTCCTCGACGCCAGCGTCTCGTCCGTGCTCCCCGTCGTGGACATCCTCGTCGCGCTGTTCGCTGGCCTGTTCGGCGCACCGGTGTTGCTCGCAGCCATCGAGGGTGACGGCGTTCCAGCACAGACCGGCACGACAGTTGCGACGCCACGCCGGACGGTCGGTCTGCTCGTCACCGTCGGGACGCTGTGTGGCGCTGTCGTGGGCTATCTCCCCGGAATCTCCAGCGCCGTCGCGGCGACGCTGGCGCTGGGTCTGACCGCCGACGGCGGGCCGCGAGCGTTCGTCGTCACGACCAGCGGGGTGAACACGGCGACAGCGGTGTTCGCGCTGTTCGCCCTCGTCGCGCTCGGGGAGCCACGGACCGGCGTCCTCGTCGCGATGGAGCGCGCGAACGTCCCCCTCGTGGTACCGTCGTTGGTGACGGCCGTGGTACTCGCTGCCGGAGCGGGCGCGCTCCTGGTACCAGTCCTCGGCGACCGGTATCTGCGGACGGTCGGCCGACTGGACCCCGCCAGGCTGTCACTGTCGGTACTCGCGGCCCTCTGTGTCCTCTCGTGGGTGTTCGCCGGATTCGTGGGTGTCGGCGCGTTCGGGGCCGCGACGGTCGTCGGCCACATCCCGCCGTCCTTCGGGACGCGACGGGCGACGCTGATGGGGGTGTTGCTCGTCCCGCTCGCGCTATAGGTACCCCCGTCGGCGGAAGTGGACGAGCATGACGACGGCGATGAGCGCCATCCCGACCATCGTCGCCGGGTAGCCGAGGGCCCAGCCGAGTTCCGGCATGTTGTAGGGACCCCCCGAGAAGTTCATCCCGTAGATACCGGCGACGAAGGTCAGCGGGATGAATATCGTCGCGACGACGGTCAGGACCTTCATCACCTCGTTGGTCGACTGCGAGAGCGTGTTCAGGTAGATGTCCCGGGCGCCCGACACCAGGTCGCGGTAGGTCTCGGTCAGGTCCACGATCTGCACCAGGTGGTCGTAGGTGTCGCGGAAGTACTTCTCCGTCTCCGGCCGTATCTGTTCGGGGTCGCCCCGCGCGAGCGTCCCGACGGCCTCCCGGGCCGGCCAGGCCTGCTTGCGGAAGGACAGCAGGTCGCGCCGGACGTCGTTTATCTTCTCTAGGGTCTGGCGGTCCGTCGAGACGGTCACCTCGTCCTCGATCTCCTCGATGTCGGTCTCGAGCTCGTCGAGCAGGTCGAAGTAGCTCTCGACGACGACGTCGAGGACGCGGTAGGCGGTGAAGTCGGCGCCGCGCTGGAGCAGTCGCTCGTCACCGCGCGAGACGGCGTCGAGGACCCGCTGAACCGGCGTCGCTGCCCCTGGCGAGACAGTCACCACCCAGTCGTCGCCGATGAAGATGCCCACGGGGGTCGTCTTGACTTCCTTCTCGAACGTCGTCTCGCCGGTGGTGAGGCTCGCTATCTTGAGGAGCACGAACGTGTGTTCGCTGAACTCCTCGGTCTTGGCTCGCGTGTGGTTCTGGACGTCCTCGATGGTGAGGTGGTGGATGTCGAAGGCGGTCTGGATAGCCCGGAGTTCCTCGTTCGTGACCGACGTCGCGTGTACCCAGGTCGTGCCCACGGCACGCCGTGCCGCCGCGAGGTCGTCGTACTGGACTGCCTCGCCGTCAGCGTAGACCACGGCCGATATCACGGCTCGACACCCCCCGCCGCGAGACCGATGGTCACCAGCGCCAACCCGAACATGAGTGCTGTCAGCGAGAGCGACCGGCCCGGGTACGGCACGAGGACTCCGACGACGTACCCGCCGAGTCCGGCCGCAGTGAGCAGCGCCCCAGTGATTGCTGCCGTTTGCATACCCTTCACTCACCGGCCGGGCAGAAAACGGTACGCCCCGGCGGCGTCAGGAACTCGGGTGCTGGATGGCGCCGAGGAGCGTGTCGACCCGGTCCCGTTCGTCGATACGCTCGGGGTGGACGGCGACAGCGACGACCACGTCACCTTCGTGTTCGAAACTGGCCACGTGCAGGCGGATGTCTATCTCCTGGCCCTGGACGTCCGATGTGCCGGTGAACTCGCTGACAGTGCGATCCTCGCCGAGTATCTGGACGGTCCGGTTGCCCTCGGCCTGGACGTCGCTGACACGCTCGGTGCGCTGAATCAGCCGCTCCACGAGCTGGCGGTTGGACTGGCTCGCGAGCGGGTTGAGTGACTGGCCTGCGACGGTCGCACCCGGCGTCGAGAGGAGGATGAGGCGGGCGAACTCGAGCTCGCCGAGCGGCCCGAGGTCGACGGACCGGTTGTACTCGGCGACGTGGTTCGTGATTCTGACCGTCCGTTCCTGCCCGACGACGGACACGTTCCGGGTCAGCGTCTGTGCCTCGTCGCGGGCCTCGTCGTAGCCGGTCGTCTCGAGCGCCGCGTCGTCGACCGACGCGGGCTCGGCCTCGAAGGCGACGGTTTCCCCGGTGATGAGACCGACACACCCGGACGAGACGACGAGGAGGGCGATCAGCGCAGTGAGGAGTCCGGTTCGCATGGTGTCCCGACAGATGTCCCGGAGTGTAAAAACGATACGTGTCGGGCCGCCGGCCCAAGGGGACCGGATCAGCCCGCGGGAATCGCGGTTCAGGAGGTATCGGCGTCCCTGCTTCGACCCTGTTCGTCACCGGTACTCGCCACACGTCGAGCCGCGGCGATTAGACGACGACGCCAGTCGAGGACAGCGAAGCCACGACGAGCAGGAGCCCGAGTGCCAGGACGATACGGACTAGCCGCGAGTTCGCGTGGAACAGGTTCATTGTCGTATATTGACGTCAAATTGGCCCATAAGTATGAACTGCCTGTCGTCGACGGGACGAAGGCGAGAGGTCCTCGGAGCAACCGAAGCCTCGGATTATAACCGGTCCACAGGGCCGTTTACGTCGGTCGAGCCTCGATATCGATACCCCGAGTCCCTGCTCGCGCAACAGTAAGAGAGTGGTTCTGGGGAGACTGTCGACGAACGGCTATCAGAACAGGCTCGCCAGCACGTTGATGACAGCCCACTTCACCGAGTTGATGAGTCCGATGCCGTCGATTCGGATGTCACCGTCCGTGAGCGCGTTCTGGAACGCGTTCGTGGGGTTGTTCGATCCGAGGATCCGGTCGATGGTCGCCCGGTCGGTCGTCATCTGCAGCGTCGCGTCGTCACGAGTCCCCTGTTCCAGTTCCTGAATCTGGAGTTGCGCGTTCATCCGGAACGACGCGGTACCCTGCGTGCCATCCCCGTCGGTGACGATGAGATTCACGCGCTCGTTTTTCAGCTGGTCGGCCGCGATACCGAGGTCGCTCGCGTCGACGTTCTCGTTGTACGTCGAGACGAACCCCTCGAAATCACCGAACATCTCGTCGGCCCACCCTGGCTGGTCGGATTGCGCGAGAGCCGGTCCGACGCCGAACGACGCGACCGAGACGACGACGACGGTCGCAATCAGAAGTCGGATAGATTGAGAGCTATTTGGTACGTATTTCATAACGATGAGAACTACGCCAAACGAGTATATATACTCGTGCTGTCGCGTGATAGCATCCATCGGCTCCGCGTCGTACCGGGCCGGCACCGAGCGTGTCGAATGTCGCTGCAACGAACCGGGCACGACCGTGAGACGACGGAGCGCGGCGTCACTCAGAGCCGATACGTCGGCCCGTCGTCCGTATCCTGCACCTCGACGCCCAGCGCTTCGAGTTCGTCGCGCAAGTCGTCGGCCCGCTCGTAGTTGCCGGCCTCGCGCTCCTGTTCCCGGACTTCGAGGACGAGCTCGACGAGGTCCCCGGCGACGGAGACGTCGCTCTCCTGTGGCTCGCCAAGCGAGAGGCCGAGTATCCCGCGGCCGAACGCCTCGAAGGTCTCGACGGCGCGCCGGAGACCCCGGTAGTCGAAGGCTTCGTTCGCGTCGACGTGCGTGTTGACCGCGGCGGTCAGGTCGAGCAGCGCCGTCGTGGCCTCGCGGGTGTTGAAGTCGTCGTTCATCGCCGCCTCGAAGTCCTCGCGGGCCTCGTCGACGGCGGCCCGCAGCGAGTCGTCGGCGACTGTCGCGTAGGCATCGACGTCGTCGCAGGCCTCGACGGCTCGTTCGTACCCTCGCTGGAGGCGGTCCCAGCGCTCCTGGGCCTCGGCGATGGTCTCCTCGCTATAGACGGCGCTGTTGCTGTAGCTCGTCGAGAGCAGGAAGGTCCGCAGGACGTCCGGTCCGAACTCCTCGACGGCGTCGCTGACGGTGAAGAAGTTCCCGAGCGAGGAGGACATCTTCTCGCCTTTGGTCTCGAGCAAGCGGACGTGGAGCCAGTACTTCGCGAACTGCTTCCCGGTCGCGGCCTCGCTCTGGGCCACCTCGTTCTCGTGGTGAGGGAAGACGAGGTCCTGGCCGCCGACGTGGATGTCGATGGACTCGTCTAAGTGGGTCATCGACATCGCCGAGCACTCGATGTGCCAGCCCGGCCGCCCCTCGCCCCACGGCGAGTCCCAGGTCTGGGCCGTCTCGCAAGCTTCCTCGGGCGGTGCGGCCTCGGCGTGCTGGTGCTCCTCGATGTCCTCTGGGGCGACGCCGCCGGCCTTCCAGAGGGCGAAGTCGGCCGGGTGGCGCTTCTCCGACGTGGCGGCCTCGCCCTGCGACTCGATGTCGTCGACGGTCTGGTTCGACAGCTTGCCGTAGTCCTCGAAGCTCCGCACGTCGAAGTACACCGACCCGTTGGCCTCGTAGGCGTGGCCAGACTCGACGAGGCGCTCGACCAGGCTGATGATTTCGGGAACGTGCTCGGAGACCCGCGGGTAGACTTCGGCCCGGTCGAGGTTCAGCGAGCGCATGTCGTCGATGACCTGCTGGACGTAG
This DNA window, taken from Haloarcula ordinaria, encodes the following:
- a CDS encoding 50S ribosomal protein L1, with the protein product MADQEIENAVSRALEDAPERNFRETVDLAVNLRDLDLNDPSNRVDESVVLPAGTGQETTIVVFAEGETALRAEDAADDVLSQDELEELGGDDDAAKELANETDFFIAETNMMQDIGRYLGTVLGPRGKMPEPLDPDDDVVEVVNRMKNTVQLRSGERRTFHTRVGAEDMSAEDIADNIDVIIRRLHADLEKGPLNIDSVFVKTTMGPAVEVA
- a CDS encoding tripartite tricarboxylate transporter permease, yielding MLPVRLTADPAATAVLLVAVAGGICLGTVSGLVPGLHANTFALLLAATAGAVPGPRRYVGAAMLAAGVVHTFLDIVPALSLGVPDPAMAAGALPGHQLVVEGRGREALRLSAIGSAGAVVLAAPLALPVTAAMVELYPHIESHLAVVLASIAALLVATERDARAMVGACCSLAASGGLGLLFLDASVSSVLPVVDILVALFAGLFGAPVLLAAIEGDGVPAQTGTTVATPRRTVGLLVTVGTLCGAVVGYLPGISSAVAATLALGLTADGGPRAFVVTTSGVNTATAVFALFALVALGEPRTGVLVAMERANVPLVVPSLVTAVVLAAGAGALLVPVLGDRYLRTVGRLDPARLSLSVLAALCVLSWVFAGFVGVGAFGAATVVGHIPPSFGTRRATLMGVLLVPLAL
- a CDS encoding OBG GTPase family GTP-binding protein; translation: MGLEDEIQELEEEISSTPYNKSTEAHIGRLKSKLAEKKEKLEQQSSSGGGGGYGVEKHGDATVALVGFPSVGKSTLLNALTNAESETGAYEFTTLDVYPGMLKHKGANIQILDVPGLIEGAAGGRGGGKEVLSVVRTADLIVFMVSVFDIDQYDRLSEELYKNKIRLDIEPPRVSVRKKAKDGLSINSSVDLDLDEETVKAVLREHGYVNADVTIGEQMDLDRLIDGVMDNRVYLPSVVVVNKADLIEENYLPTVKGELRERDIDPEEAIFISAEKEKGLDGLTERIWDELGLIRIYMDKPGRGVDYEEPLILREGDTVDDACEKLGGSFDERFRFARVTGPSAKHDEQQVGRGHELADEDVLRIVARR
- a CDS encoding 50S ribosomal protein L10, translating into MSAESERKTETIPQWKQEEVDALVETIESYESVGVVNIAGIPSRQLQDMRRDLYGTAELRVSRNTLLRRALDEVDEGVEELTQFVEGQVGLIGTNNNPFSLFQELEASKTPAPIGAGEIASNEIVIPEGDTGVDPGPFVGELQSVGADARIQEGSIQVLSDSTVLDAGEEVSQDLANVLSELGIEPKEVGLDLRGVFADGVLFEPEELELDIDEYEADIQAAASRAFNLSVNAGYPTAQTVPTMLQTASGEAKSLALQAAIEDPEVVPDLISKADAQLRALAAQIEDTEALPDELQDVEVAEATTEESADEDDEDTADEDASDDAEAEAAEDDDDDDEDAGDALGAMF
- the rpl12p gene encoding 50S ribosomal protein P1, giving the protein MEYVYAALILNESGEEINEDNLTDVLDAAGVDVEESRVKALVAALEDVDISEAVEQAAAAPVAASGGAAEADDEDADEADDEAEEEEAADDEDDDDDEEDESSGEGLGELFG
- the corA gene encoding magnesium/cobalt transporter CorA; the encoded protein is MISAVVYADGEAVQYDDLAAARRAVGTTWVHATSVTNEELRAIQTAFDIHHLTIEDVQNHTRAKTEEFSEHTFVLLKIASLTTGETTFEKEVKTTPVGIFIGDDWVVTVSPGAATPVQRVLDAVSRGDERLLQRGADFTAYRVLDVVVESYFDLLDELETDIEEIEDEVTVSTDRQTLEKINDVRRDLLSFRKQAWPAREAVGTLARGDPEQIRPETEKYFRDTYDHLVQIVDLTETYRDLVSGARDIYLNTLSQSTNEVMKVLTVVATIFIPLTFVAGIYGMNFSGGPYNMPELGWALGYPATMVGMALIAVVMLVHFRRRGYL
- a CDS encoding VOC family protein, encoding MLPLDHTMMRVEDLEASLDWYQTYLDYEEKSRWEADTFTNVFLGPEDVHDEGALLELTYNHDGRSYTHGDAWGHIAVRCEDVYDAYEELMDAGAEDYRDPDSCGGSYAFVKDPDGHEIEIVERDYGAKWSLDHTMLRVEDADEAIGWYTRKLDYEMFRRSEHSSFALYFLRPRDAADEAMSVELTYNYDGRSYELGDAWGHVAVSTDDLHETWDDLLTRDAEDYRDPESCDDQYAFTKDPDGHEVEIVPN
- a CDS encoding TIGR04206 family protein, coding for MEYGPRRRLVAVVAAGLVPWTVLLIGDELTLVFSFGLFNTNPPTVVSVYDFFFRFTEGLPRFIEAWGTGVLLYLVALASAVAGVVWREDVRITAFALAAAGLSQITVFLGFNRRIGYIGFPLGTIVMLAVVWWYYWPSVRETGIIDVGSDAE
- a CDS encoding 50S ribosomal protein L11: MAGTIEVLVPGGQANPGPPLGPELGPTPVDVQAVVQEINDQTAAFDGTEVPVTVEYDDDGSFSIEVGVPPTAELIKDEAGFETGSGEPQENFVADLSVDQVIQIAEQKHPDLLAYDLKNAAKEVVGTCASLGVTIEGNDPREFKERIDGGEYDDIFGEAAEA